The sequence below is a genomic window from Monodelphis domestica isolate mMonDom1 chromosome 2, mMonDom1.pri, whole genome shotgun sequence.
TTCATTTGGAAAACTTACTTGGAAAGCTGTTTTAGCTCCTTTGTTGGATTGCTAGGAGCATAACTGTACATCATCCATCCTGCCCCTTCCAAGATAGGGACTGTGATTCCTTTGTCATAGGGAACTCCTGGAAAAGGAAACTCTAACAATGAAAGTTGGCGTttcagagagttgcctagaacattagaaattaagtgacttgtccaaagtcacacagcttgtagGTTTCAGAGGCAacacttgaactcagttctttctagcTCCTGgaaaaaatgctttccaaaagCCATGTAAGGTTAAATATTAGTTAAGAAGACTAAGTGTTTGTATAGTACAAACTATGGGCTGTAAAGTCTGCTATGAGTTCCATCTCAAGTGTCCTTTGAGGGATTAGTTGTTGGAATTAATCCTccactaagggaaaaaaaatacaccAATCACCAGTTACTGAAAGCTTTATCTCTACTATACTAACTGAAATTCCACTCTTCAAAACATCTTCTTTTACCCTTTGTTCCTAAAGTAAGATCTTCTATACTTCTGACCATAGGATAGCATCAGCATAAATGTCTGGATTTGACATACTTGTCACATATCCCAGGAAACTTTGGCAGAAATAATCTTGCCAGGGAAGGAGCTGGTCTTCTTGAATCAATAGACACACGAAAAACAATTGCAAAATTTATTTAGCGGCATTTTGTGCTTGGCACTTAGAAACAGAATTCCGTGCATAGGGCAAATTTTTATACACCTTTTTCTTCATACATATTTTACATACCCTTTTTATTGCCCctttttaatattcataatattGAATTCCCCACTAGGCACATAAATACATTTATCTACAACACCTCAAAACCAAAATCTTAATAATATCTGTATTCTGTTTCTTGGGATAATTTGCATTCCACACCACTTAAATGCTTAGTTTAAACCAAGctgcatttttttaattgttaaaggtattggggaggggaaggatagagggagggaattaaaGAAACGTCAAAATGCAATCATCTATTTGTTTAAAACTGAGTTCTAAGGGAAGAGGCAAGATGAGTTTCTCTGAAATTCCATGTTCTGAATTTCtgtgaaacttttaaatttttctatggCCACTCTGGCATGCAAGGCACTAAATTCAGGTCAGCTGCCTTGGTTCAATTGCAGCTGACCAGGGTTCTTTTCACTGCCCCTGATTTCAACAATATCAAGCTGAATTATCAGATTCCTTTCCCACACTCCCATTcccattctctttccccttcccataCTGAGATGCACATTTGGGGGAGTTGAATTCCACTGGTGGTATTTTTCTGAATTCTAGAAGAATACCACTGACAGGACCTGTGGGGCTAAGACACAGCCCTTCTCCCATCTCCTTTCCCACTTGGCACCTTGGCCAACAGTATTTGTGTATATGATGGGAATTGGAGTGTCCCAAAGAGGTCTCTTCCTCAGTATAATCATGGTTTCACATCCCGTTGGGGGGGAAAAAGCAGTTTTCTTGGTGAGTTAAATTCTCACCACTGTTCacacttcctccttctctttctttttttcacttgtgtctttctttccttctttctctctttccattcctttcaCTTTCTCTTATCATAGCAATGGCACCACTGAATTTTCAGGACAATAGCTTATCAGCTGGAAGGAGCCAAAGTCAGGAGAGTACCTTCCTTCGGGAGGTAAAGTCCAATTGTGGCTCTGATGTCCATCTACCCCTCATCGCTGGGGAGTGGTTTCAGGAGGTCCGGTTCACTCTAGAAATCGGTGGGGTCTTGGGGGGTAGGGGTCAAGGGTAGCCTTCCCAGACCATGTAGCTTTGTAGAAAGACCAGTCCTCGGTGAAATACCCACTCTGGGCCTCCCTTCGTGAAGAGCTCACCCTAGTAGAGAGTGTtaaatgcatgtgtgtgtatgtgtgtttgtatgtgtgtttatatatgtatatatgtatgcatgtatgtataggtatgtatacatgtatatatacgcATGTTTCATTGGCTGCTACACTCTAGCCTCTCTCTTCTATTAATATAAAATGATTGTCCCATCTTTCCAAAGGCCACTTAGGGTTAGAGGTTAGACACTGGATAGCAGGGCTAAGTCTTTGGATATTGTGAGCATGGGCCAGGAAGTCACATAGAAGTTCCATCTCAAGTGTCCCGTGAGAATCTGGGGGTGTCTCTTAGCTGTTGAGGtcatttcccccccaccccttcagaagaaaaaaatatgcagTTCCATTGTTAATTGCGAAGCTCTGAGCTCCTGACAACGAGGACGCCTTCTTGGAACCAGCGGAGGGTCTTTGGTAATGAAAGGGCAAGTCCCCCATTAAACCATATGCACAGACatctgggaggaggaggagcccGGGACGGACCCATATTGCCGGCTGTCACAGGTGTTGGCCGTCTGCTGATTGGCCGAAGAGGGGCTGATCATATGCATGCCGTGTTCCATCCCTGTGGGCAGATACTGCCTGTCGCCAAAGGCCCCGTTGGAGGGAGATGAACAGAGTAAAGTGCTTTGGGAGGTGCTCAGTTTCTCTGGGCTCGCAGCTAGcctgggggaggtggggaagttGTAACCGTAGAGATTGTAAGGGTTGTGAAGGGAGAAGGCATTGTAGGAGCTCTGCTGCATGTGGCTGCCACCAAACACATGCGGGGAGGAAGAGCTCGAGGCTGGGTTGCCCGCCTGCATGACATACTGAAACTGGGAGGCAGGGAAAGAACCCAGTTGGCTACCGTAGGCTTCCATCTTGCCATTGCTGGGCAATGAGGGAGGAGTAGGTATTCCTGAGATCAGGGATGGAGTCCTCTGAGGCATGAAGGATTCTGAGGACTGGCTGGCCGAGGCCGTACCACTCTGCAACCGGTTGTAGCTGCTGTCACTCAGGCCTGGGTAGCTCTGCAAGGCAGCCATGTTGCTCCTGGCACAGGGTGGATAATCGGAGAGGTTCAGGTTGCATAGCTGGCTCTCCCGGCAGCCCACGTTGAAAGTGTTAGGGGCCAGATGAAAGGTGGGAGGAGAACAGGATGGAGACAAGAGATGAGAAGAAGCAGAAGGGGATGGGGTCCCAGTGctggaggtggttggagaggtgcctGTGCTGCCCCCTGAAAAACAGAATGAAACACAAACATCACTTCAACGGGAGCTTTTGTTCAAAGTTGGAAAAAacgtaaaataataataatgattttcatttcttGAGTTCTTTACCCACAACCATCTTGAGGAAGCAAAGGGTTATTTGCATTTAacaactgaggttcagagagctGAAGGGAAAAGTCAACAGCTATAGAATTGTAAATCTAGAAGAGGAAAGGAACTCAACTCCaagttctcttctctcctctctctctctctctctctctctctctctctctctctctctctctctctctctctctctctctctctctctctctctctctctctctttccctagttTTAGCCCTACTACAGTTCAGAACTCCTGAGGTCAAATGATCCATAGGTTTTGATCTCCCCCAGTTGGGTAAATGACATTGTGACATCATATGTGGCTATAGTCTTCAGTTCTGAAGAAGTTTCGGTGTGGGGCACACAAATGCACAACTCGAAccaccattctggatagcaattttgAACTGTACTAGAAAAGTCACTAAGTCATCCATATCCTCTGACCCAGACATACCACTCCTGGGCATTAATCCCAAAGAcgttaaagaaagagagaaaggtatGTCTATAAAAATATTCACTGCAGtgctttttgtggcagcaaagaactgaaaGTAAAGTGAATGTCCTTCAGCTGGGGAATGGTTCTCCAACTAATGGGTACATAAATGCATTGAATATTagtgcactgtaagaaatgacaaatgtgaaGAGACAGATATTAGGCCTTTGTTTTCATTGGTGGAAGGTAccccagataaggaaacttctTCAGTTGGGACTTAATTCAGTATAGTTGTATTAAAGAGTATAAAGATCAGAGAAAGTAAAGTATAAGAATGATagaaagataagaaaagctaagAAGAGCTCTAAATGCCTTTTACATAGAGCACTCCCTACAGTAAATTCCCTTGCCCAAGACTGCTGACCTTCAGGAAAGGGTTTGGACTTTCCCAGAGTTGCCAAGAATTATCTTTCCCAAAGGGGGAATCTTGGAACCCTTTAGAGTCAGCCATAACTTATTCTAGGATTCTTAGAATCAGAATTCCtataggagaggagagagagaagggacaaATGAGAACTAGAATGAACAAgaataagaaatggagaaaatgattggggaaacaatgaaaaattgtGAAAGGcaccaaaaaaaatcaaggtattAAATCAAATTAGAAGTTAAATACCCAAAAGTATTCCCCCAAAATAGTTAAGATCCTAAGGGAATCCttgataaatttaaaattttttaaaacaatttaaaatatgacTAATGATCTAGAAAGTTCTCCCCTATCAGTATGACTGTGTGAGCTACTTGAAGAGAGGAGTTGACTACCTTTTGTGTCCTCAGTGTATCATGATTCTCAGACTCTTTGCACTACACTAATCTAGCACAAAACTAGcatgttctttttaatttaacaattcCCAATACATATTTCTAAATAGTAATTTCCAGATAAGATGGACTTTGAATATACGTCAATTGGCTCTTCACCAATACTTGGTGTAATTCCAGAGACTCCTGGAAAAGTCCTatctccaattttttaaaatcccattttctggtttttattcatcatttcaaaATAAGGTTTTCTGAAAGGGTCCGAAATGCAAATGACCCTCAGGGAGATCACACATTGATTGAAATTCACACCAAGATGGAAACGACTGATACCAGGTTATTTCCTGAGAATATATTTCAGCACTTGAGGTAAAATGGAAAGGGGCTCAGCAAGGGGGTCTGTCTCACTTTGTCTCTTTCCCAATTTTGGCTCAGCTCAGCTCTGCTTACAGCATctgaaatgaaatccaacaatTCCCTCCTTGCCTGTGTTGGGCACAAGCCTCTTTTGAAAAAGGCTTTCTCCCTATTACCCTTGAAAAGGAAGCTATGCTGAATTCTGTGAGCTTAGGTAAAGTTAGTGGTGGGACACGGAGTAGAGAAACTTGACTCCAGCTGTAGAGAGATTTGTGTTTTATAGGGATATTTATCTAGTCTACTTTCTTTCTGGGTATTGTCCTGCCCTCCATGGGCTGGTGTTTACATAGTCCCAGAGGGGACCACCTGTTCAACATCCTGTACTGTCCTGTTACAAATATGCTCCATCATCCACAAGCCTTAGGTCTACAGCAGGAAGTGAGATGTGGAACAGAGGATTTTTTACAACTTTGAAATGGTTTTCTTGGATGGCTCACGGTGGAGGGAATGGTACTGATTTAAAGTCCTAGTCAGTTATactgaaaaggggggggggggagtagagaGAATAGTTATTAACAAGTTACAGTGTTCTCTGCTGACCAGATGAGAGGCACATGTTACGAGGGTTTTAGCTGCCCTTGGTTTTTAAATAGCTAGGATTTGAAATGAGACTTTGTGGCCCCTAGAGCTACAGGAATAggtgagaaataatgaaaatgaattagGAGAAGCTGGATATGGGCAAACCTGTCCAGGAAATGATCAAGTTGCttctatatattttgctttttatcaagAATTTTCCAAATGCCCAGGGGAGATGTTAGTTATTTCTCTCTGTCCAAATCAAGGGTTAGACTTCTGGGATCTTAATTTTCAGAGACTGAAACCAAGGCAATAAAAAATCATGACTATTTTAGGATCTCAAAATATGTCAACCATAAAGCAAAATTAGAATAGCTAAaaagatgctttttaaaaaccctaaacAATTACAGAGGAGAGAGGCAGTGTGTCAAAGTAGATAAAGAGTTGACCTTAGAGTCAGAAGTTCTTAATCTCATTCTCCCTATTAACAAAGTAACAGGGTGATCCTGACTGAATTATCTAATCTCTTGGTGCTTCTGGCCAGTTGCTAAAACTACAAAAGTTCCTGAGGGGTGCTTACATGtattgagaataataataataacaataattaacatttatgtagtacttattaggtgccaggcattgtgcagtgttttacaattattatcttatttgagtctcacaataaccagatgctattattatctctattttacaaatgaggaaactgaggtaacagtgacctgcccagggccacacaattaataagtgtctgaaggtggatttgaactcaagtcttcctgacttcagtcccagagctctatccactgagtcacctatctgctCCAAAATGGTAGATGGAACTCATTACTGGAAGCTCCTTATACCACTGGAGTCAATCTCAAATAGAAAGGGGAAACCACTACTATATACATAAGCATCCCTGCAGATcccatattgacttagttttaaaatgagaTACGTTTTATtgtagttttgtttttcattgtttcatttatgtttcattgtattttatctattttgttcatTATTACCAAACTACACCGTAATCTGTTTGGCAGCACTCTGGTGTGTTATGCATGCTTTTGACATCTCTGCCCTATATTCGTGTTAtataaagggggaggggaaaacacattctcctttttttatctttCGATATATGTACTGCAAGGGTAGAAGCTGAAGGTTTCTCACTGAAGGTAACTTAAACCAGTATGGGCAGGAAAGTTTCTCTCAGCTCAGCATGAAAGGAAACGGGTCCAATGCTTCAGaggggaaaatgtaaaaattagtCTCTAGTTCTCCTCTTCCCATCTCCCAGCTCTCCTTTCTGAATTCTTCTACCATTTCATAATGACCCCACTTCCCTAATTACCTTAGAATGTGGGATCTCAATCTGCCCACAAGGGAGGCAGAAAGTGGTACTTGAGATAGGTTTCCTTTTGCAGAAGAGCAAAGTGTTATTTATTAGTGACTGGGAGATTTACAGTAGGGTACCAAGAATCCAAACAGGATCACAGatccagagttggaaggaacctcagaataTTAGCTCCTAATAGATAAGATCGCACCATTATTAGTTAGATGCATTGGTGTCTATAGAGATTGGCATCTTAGTCAATCTGGCCACTCCCTAAGCATCTCTGAATATCCTGGCAAATGTTACAGTGGGTGGATGCCAAGGGATGTTGCAGGCTGAGAGAGTATTGCTTGTTTATGACCTATGTTCTACTTGGCATGGGCTAGCTGAGAGATCaacataataataactgacataataataatagatgataCTCACATAAtgcttataaatattatcccatttttctcACAATAGCCTagaaggaaggtgctattattatccctattttatagatcaggaaagtGAGGTTTAGAGGGTTTAGGTGACTAaccaagggtcacagagctagttactatcagacaaga
It includes:
- the TBX15 gene encoding T-box transcription factor TBX15 isoform X3, with the translated sequence MEEIQVELQCADLWKRFHDIGTEMIITKAGRRMFPAMRVKITGLDPHQQYYIAMDIVPVDNKRYRYVYHSSKWMVAGNADSPVPPRVYIHPDSLASGDTWMRQVVSFDKLKLTNNELDDQGHIILHSMHKYQPRVHVIRKDFSSELSPTKPVPVGDGVKTFNFPETVFTTVTAYQNQQITRLKIDRNPFAKGFRDSGRNRTGLEAIMETYAFWRPPVRTLTFEDFTTMQKQQGGSTGTSPTTSSTGTPSPSASSHLLSPSCSPPTFHLAPNTFNVGCRESQLCNLNLSDYPPCARSNMAALQSYPGLSDSSYNRLQSGTASASQSSESFMPQRTPSLISGIPTPPSLPSNGKMEAYGSQLGSFPASQFQYVMQAGNPASSSSSPHVFGGSHMQQSSYNAFSLHNPYNLYGYNFPTSPRLAASPEKLSTSQSTLLCSSPSNGAFGDRQYLPTGMEHGMHMISPSSANQQTANTCDSRQYGSVPGSSSSQMSVHMV